A single genomic interval of halophilic archaeon DL31 harbors:
- a CDS encoding hypothetical protein (KEGG: htu:Htur_0863 hypothetical protein): protein MSGAIAGIQLSQSESDEGSGLYRAHYDQNEYTPSHAVITVLAEVMGTDPTESLPLYDSVDPDALDAVVRVRDPHDGDIEVTFTHEGHTITVHSYGVIDVAPLGHEVRTLTDGAGDLE from the coding sequence ATGTCGGGAGCAATTGCAGGTATCCAACTGTCACAGTCCGAGTCCGACGAGGGGTCCGGACTCTATCGAGCTCACTACGACCAGAACGAATACACACCGAGTCATGCTGTCATCACCGTATTGGCGGAGGTGATGGGGACTGACCCGACCGAGTCTTTACCGCTCTACGATTCCGTCGATCCAGATGCGCTGGATGCCGTCGTTCGGGTGCGAGACCCACACGATGGCGATATTGAAGTCACCTTCACGCACGAGGGCCACACCATAACCGTCCACAGTTACGGGGTGATCGATGTGGCGCCACTCGGCCACGAGGTGAGGACACTAACCGATGGGGCTGGGGATCTTGAATAA